The segment GCCCCTTGGACGAAGCCAGAACCAGCGCTCGCTTTCCCATGATGCCGAGATCCATCTTGTTCACTCCTTACGCTGTCCGGATGCTTCCAATGGGTTTTATAGAATGCCGCGAATGCTTTTTGGAAGCTAATAAACAGCAAACAGCAAGCACGTGCACATTGACGTTGACGTAAGGTGATTTTAATTTTCACGCCAGTTGTGCGAATTGGAGGATCGGCTGTCGCTTCCCGGCTCGACAATCCTCTCCCGTTTTGACAAGAGATAGCCAAACGGGGAGACGCCCAAAAAAGGGAGAAGGCCGCGCCCAATCAACCGGAGCCTGGCCAATCGGAGACAGAGTGAATGACTGACGTTAGCGAGCTGCCTGAACGCGAGAGCATGGAATTCGATGTGGTGATCGTCGGCGCGGGGCCGGCAGGTCTTTCGGCGGCGATCCGCCTGAAGCAGGTCAATCCCGATCTCACCGTCGTCGTGCTCGAAAAGGGAGCGGAAGTCGGCGCGCATATCCTGTCGGGCGCCGTGGTCGATCCGATCGGCATCGACCGCCTGCTGCCCGGCTGGCGTCAAGAGGAAGGCCATCCCTTCAAGACCGAGGTGACGGACGATCACTTCCTGTTCCTCGGACCCGCCGGCTCCATCCGCCTGCCGAATGCACTGATGCCGCCGCTGATGAACAATCACGGCAACTACATCGTCTCGCTCGGTAATGTCTGTCGCTGGCTCGCCGAGAAGGCCGAGGCGCTGGGCGTCGAGATCTATCCCGGCTTTGCCGCAACCGAAGTGCTTTATAATGACCAAGGCGCCGTCATCGGCGTCGCCACCGGCGACATGGGCATCGAGAAGAATGGTGAGCCCGGCCCGAATTACACCCGCGGCATGGCGCTGACGGGCAAATATGTGCTGATCGGCGAAGGCGTGCGCGGCTCGCTCGCCAAGCAGCTCATCGCCAAGTTCGACCTGCAGAAGGGCCGCGAGCCGCAAAAGTTCGGCATCGGCATCAAGGAACTCTGGCAGGTGAGGCCCGAGAAGCACAAGGAAGGCCTCGTGCAGCACTCCTTCGGCTGGCCGCTTGGCATGAAGACCGGCGGCGGCTCCTTCCTTTATCATCTCGAAGACAATCTCGTCGCCGTCGGCTTTGTCATCCACCTCAACTACAAGAATCCTTATCTCTATCCTTTCGAAGAGTTCCAGCGCTTCAAGACGCATCCGGCGATCCGCGGCACCTTCGAAGGCGGCAAGCGCATCTCCTATGGCGCCCGTGCCATCACCGAAGGCGGCTATCAATCGGTGCCGAAGCTCTCCTTCCCCGGCGGCGCGCTCATCGGTTGTTCGGCCGGCTTCGTCAACGTGCCGCGCATCAAGGGCAGCCACAATGCGGTGCTTTCCGGCATGTTGGCGGCCGACAGGATCGCCGCAGCGATCGCGGCCGGCCGCGCCAATGACGAAGTTGTCGAGATCGAAAACGAATGGCGCGCCAGCGATATCGGCAAGGACCTGAAGAAGGTCCGCAACGTCAAGCCGCTGTGGTCGAAGTTCGGCACGGCCGTTGGCGTGGCCCTCGGCGGGCTCGACATGTGGACGAATACGCTGCTCGGCTTCTCCTTCTTCGGCACGCTGAAGCACGGCAAGACCGATGCTCAATCGCTGGAGCCGGCGGCCAAGCACAAGCCGATCGCCTATCCGAAGCCGGATGGCGTTTTGACCTTCGACCGGCTGTCCTCGGTGTTCCTGTCGAACACCAATCATGAGGAAGACCAGCCGGTGCACCTACAGGTCAAGGACATGGGCCTGCAGAAACGTTCGGAACACGACATCTATGCCGGTCCGTCGACCCGCTACTGTCCGGCAGGCGTCTATGAATGGGTGGAGAAGGACGGGAAGGACACGTTCGTCATCAACGCCCAGAACTGCGTCCACTGCAAGACCTGCGATATCAAGGACCCGAACCAGAACATCAACTGGGTCCCGCCGCAGGGTGGTGAGGGGCCGGTCTATCCGAATATGTGATCAGCATGGGGGAGATCGGGCAAGACGCCTACAAGATCCGCCTTGCTCGTTCCGCTGATCTGGATTTCCTGGCGGAAATCGAGATCGATGCCTTCGCAACTCTCGGCCAGGCGTTAGGCAGGGAGGATGATGGCAGGACCGTGCCGCGCGACAAGCTGGAGCATTCGCTCGATGCGAAGCTGCTGTTTGTTGCTTCCGATCACCTGGATCACCCCTTTGCTTTCGCCGCGGGGGCCGAGCTTGATGGCGCGGTCTATGTCTTGGAAATCGATGTCATGCAATGCTGGCAGCGAAAGGGTGTCGGGCGGCGCTTGATGCAGGCCGTGATCGAGACTGCGCGGCAGCGAGGCGCATCGGGTGTCACACTGACGACAGACCGTTATGTGCCATTCAACGCACCGTTCTACGCCTCGCTTGGATTGCGTGTGTTGGATGAACGCGAGATGCCGGCGGGGCTGTTTGAAATCTTGAAATTCGAGATCGACCATGGCGCTGATCCCGAACGGCGCGTCGCCATGGCGGTGTGGTTCTGATGAAAATAGTCCATCCAGATTGTCGTATCGATATAAGATCATCGGACGTCAAACACACCGAAGGCTGCCGACGGCAGCCTTCGATCTTTTCTTTACCGACCCTGGTACTTATTTCCTCGACAAGATCCCTGTTGAAAGTGCGACGCCCATTCCGGTGACGACAGCGGCGGCAAGCTCCGTCATGCCTAGTGGTTCTCCGAGAAACAGCCCGCCGCCGAAGGTGGCGAGAACCGGGGTAATGGCGGTGAAGGCGGCGGCCTGCGTGCCGCCGAGGGCCTGGACGGCAAGACCGTAGGCAAGTGTGGCGGCGAGGCCGGAAAGCAGGCCTTGGCTTACGACCTGAAGGCCGATTTCCGGTAGCGGGACAGAGGCGAGCGAGCTCCCAAAGATCAGGGCCAGACCGACATGGATGAGGAACGACCAAATAGCGATAATGGCGCTTGACTGGATGGCGTTCAAACCGGAGCGGCGGAACGCGTGGGTGTAACCGGCCCAGAGCAAGGCACCAAGCGGCAGCAACGTGAAGCTCACCCAGGAAATCTCCGCGCCGGAAAGGCTGCGTACCAAAAGGATGGCGACGCCGGCGACGATGCCGCCGAGGCCGAGCCAACGGGTCATGTCGGGCCGCTCGTGAAACAGCAACACGCCGATCAGTGCGGTTGCTAGCGGCATCGAGCCCCCGAGCAGAATGCCGGCCGACGCGGCGGGCGTGGAGTGAATGGCGAACGTGGTCAATTGGAAGAAAAGCGCCCCCGAGCCGCAGACCATGAGTGCCAGCAGTTTCAGCGGCACACCCTTCGGCGACAGCCCCGTGCGCAGCCAGACGGGAGAGAGCACCAGCGCCGGAATGCCGTAGCGGATCAGACCGAGGTCGATCGTGCCCATCTGCGTTTCGGCGGTGTGGCGCGTGGCGAGAATCCAGTTGGCCCAGATCAGCACCGTAATGATGGCGCCGGCATAGCCGACCGTGGCAGGCATTGTCTTGCGGGGAGAGAAGGTCAAAGCACTCATCGACGTATCCTTTCGAACCGTCCGGATCATCATCCGGTTGAAGAAAAGATAGCTCCGAAGGCCGAGGCATGTCCTTGCTAGTTATGGCTCGAGGAAAGTGATATGAGCAATTATCTGCCAATATAGGCTGGAGAGCTTCATAGAAATGCCAAAACTGGATAAATTCGATATTGCCATCCTCAACTGCCTGCAAGAGGATGCGCGCGCCACGAATGTCGAGATCGCCGAGCGCGTGAACTTGTCGCCGTCACCCTGTCTGAGGCGCATCCGCAATCTGGAAAAATCGGGTCTGCTGCGCGGCTATCGCGCCGATATCGACCGCAAGGAGGCCGGCCTCGGCTTGACGGTTTTTGTCGAGCTCAAGGTCGGGCATCACTCCAAGGAGAATTCGGAGGCGCAGCAGGCGGCGCTGCTCGCTATCCCCGAGATCGTGTCTTGCCACCTGATTTCGGGAGCGGCGGATTTTCTGGCGGAGGTCGTCGTCGAGGATCTGGCCGCTTATGAGAGGGTGATGTCGGAAAAGCTTCTGACTCTCCCCGGCGTTTCCGACCTGCGCTCGAATTTCGCGATCCGCAGCGTCAAGACCAACGGCGCCCTGAAGCTGCCGCAGCCGGCTTGAAAATGAAAAGGGCCGTCGCCGGCCCCAGTCAAGGTTTGCACTACTCTTAGAGCATCGTGCCGCTGAGGATCAGAAGGGCGACCGAGAAATAGATCACCAGCCCGGTCACATCGACCAGCGTTGCGACGAACGGCGCCGATGCGCTGGCCGGATCGAGGCGCAGCTTCTGCAGCGCGAACGGCAGCATCGAGCCGGCCAGCGAACCGAATGTGACGATGCCGATCAATGCGGCGAAAACGGTGACGCCGACCAACTGCCAGTGCGGACCATAGTCGAAGAGACCGATGGTCTGCCAAAGCACGATGCGGGCAAAACCGACAAGGCCGAGGATCGAGCCGAGCACGATGCCGGTCGGCATTTCGCGCAGAGCGACGCGCCACCAATCGGACAGCTTGAGTTCGCCGAGCGCCAGTGCCCGGATGATCAGCGAGGTCGCCTGTGAGCCGGAATTGCCGCCCGAGCTCATGATCAGCGGGATGAACAGCGTCAGCACGACGGCCTTCTCCAACTCGCCTTCGAAATGCTGCATGGCGCTGGCCGTCAGCATTTCGCCGAGGAAGAGGGCGGCCAACCAGCCGGCACGCTTGCGGATCATGCCCGCAAAGCCGATCTTCATGTAGGGTTGGCCCAGGGCTTCCATACCGCCGAATTTCTGCGCGGCTTCCGTCGTATCGGCGATCATCGTATCGATGACGTCGTCGACCGTAACGATGCCGAGCATCAGGCCGTTTTCGTCGACAACCGGCAGGGCGAGCAGGTCGTGACGGCGGATCAGCCGGGCGACATCCTCCTGCTTCATCAGCGCGGGTGCCGTGACCGGCGTACCCTTCTGTGCCACGGTCAGAATACAGGCGTCGGGCTGGCCGGTGATGAGACGGCGCAGCGTCACCACATGCAGCAGGGCATGTGTGTCGTCGTCGAGCACATAGATTGCATAGACCGTCTCGCGGGAACGCTCGACCTGGCGCACATGATCGAGCGTCTGCGCAACGGTCCAACTGGCGAACACGCTGACGTACTCCGTCGTCATGATGCCGCCAGCCGTGCGCGGCGGGTACCCCATCAGGCCTTGGATTGCGACACGAGCCGGCTCTTCAAGGGTCGCGAACAGCCGGGCGCGTGGGTCGTCGTCCAGTTCGAGAAGAATGTCGGCCACGCGGTCGTTGGACATGCCGTGCAGCAGCCGTGCGGCATCCGCATTGGTCATGACTTCGAGAATGGCAGGGGCGTTGCGCAGCTCCGGCCGATCGAGAATGCGAACGGCCCGCTCCTCCGGCATCTTGGCGAGGAGCCGTGCGGCTTCGTCAGCCTCGAGCGCGTTCAGCGACTCAACGCGTTCTGCAATGGTAAGGGCGCGATTATTATTGATGAATGCACGAGCGGCATTGCCAGCCCGCACGGGAAAGCTGTTGATGTTCATTATAGCTCGCCTTTCCGGTCGATCCGCCGTCATGGGCAGATCGTGGCGAGCCGACAGGAGTCGGTTACAGCACGAGTGCCACTGACGGCAAAGGCAATCGACTACTACTGTCGCTAGGCATCGTAAGATGGCTCCGGTTGATCGGTATGGAAAACACGTGTTCCCCACGCCGGGAGAAGTCGCTCCGAAGGGGCGAAAAGTCAAGTGGCGCCGATGGTTGATGCCATAATAATGTCGCAGATAATTTTTTGTTGGGCGGCTAAAGGCTTATGCGTTGCAGCAATCGCTGTTGCAAAAATGCCGGAACCGGATCGGTCGGGTGGCATGCACCCAGCCGATCGAAAGGAATGAGTGGGTTCAGAAACCGGCCAGAACAACCTTGCCCTTCGGCCTCATGCGCCTCGGCCATTGCGTTCCAAAGCGACCGACAGTCCGAAAACCATCAGGCCGAAGACGGAGAGCACTGCGCCGACATAGCCCGTCGATGCCGCGGTAAAGCCCCAGGAGATCACTAGGCCGCCAAGCCAGGCGCCGAGCGCATTGGCGATATTGAAGGCCGAATGGTTGGAGGCGGCAGCCAGCGTCTGCGCATCCGCCGCGACATCCATAAGACGTGTCTGTACGGCAGGACAGGCAGCAAAACCGCAGCCGATCAGGAAGACGCAGAGGCAGAGCATCACCGGGTTGGTCGCGGTCAGCGAAAACAGCGTCATGATGACGACATTGAAGACCATCATGCCGCCGATCGTGCCCTTCAGCGACAGGTCGCCGAGGCGCGAGCCGACGACATTGCCGACATTCATGCCGATGCCGAAGAGCGCCAGCACCACCGGCACCATGCCCGTTCCCAAGCCGGCAATCTGCGTTGTTGTCGTCGCGACATAGCTGAAGATCGAGAACATGCCGCCGAAACCGACCGCGGCGATGCCGAGCGTCAGCCAGACCTGGATGCGGCGAAGAGCGCCCAGTTCACGGGCGATGCTCGCGCCTTCCTCGACCTTGTCTTTCGGCAGGAACAGCGCAATGAGCAGCATGGTCACGAGGCCGATGCCGCCGACCATCATGAAAGCTGCCCGCCAATTCAGAAGCTGGCCGAGAAAGGTGGCGATCGGTGTGCCGATCAGGGTGGCGATGGTGAGGCCGAGCATGACCTGACCGACGGCACGCACGCGGCGGTGGACAGGCACCATCGAGGCGGCCACAAGTGCAGCGACGCCGAAATAGGCGCCATGCGGCAGGCCGGTGATGAAACGTAGAGCAGCGAAGCTTTCGAAGGTCGGAGCCAGGGCGCTCGAAATATTGCCGGCGGCAAAGATTGCCATCATCAGCAGAAGCAGAGTGCGTCGCGCCATCTTGGCGGCGAGGACCGCGATGACAGGCGCGCCGACGACGACGCCGAGCGCATAGGCGCTGATGACATGACCCGCTTCCGGCGTCGTGACACCAAAGGTATCGGCGACCTCGGGCAGCAAGCCCATAATGACGAATTCACCCGTGCCGATGCCGAAGCTGCCGACTGCGAGCGCCAGCGTGACGAGGGCGACCGCCGCGCGTGACGGCGCTTCGAGGCTGGATCGGGAATCGATAAGGTCGACAGCGATATCGCTCACGAAAACTCCTTGGCGGCGATCATGCAGAAGGTGCCGCGAAGCGGGCAACGGGCAGGAAAACCGGGATGCGGTCTCGGATACACGATGCGGAATGAAAGACGGGAGAGGCGCGAACGCACCTCAATTAATACTATGAATCAGGGCGATACCGCTGTCGCGTGCGTTTTTTGCAGCGCAGCATATCGCTTTGCGCATAAGTGTTAATGGAGTTCTTGCCCCATCCGTCACCCGCGCTGATTGCCCCGATGGCTGGATAACGCTTGAAATCGCCCTTGCCGAAACCATTTTTGGATTAGCAGGTGCGGGGGAGCATATCCTTTTTGAGACAGATTCAACGGGAAAACCGGGAGCCTTGATGAAACTGATCGGCTTTTTCAATCGCGATGGCGGCACGTTCAAGACGACGGACATGGCCGCCTACGAAATGAAGGCAGAGCAGGTTTTCCGGGATGCCGGCCATGATTTCGAAGGTCTGGTCGTGTCAGGCCGCGAAGTCGTTGCCGCCATGGAGCGTGCGGCGCGTCGTGACGATATCGATGGCATCGTCGCCGGCGGCGGGGATGGAACGATTTCCGCAGCCGCCGCGGTTGCCTGGAGAAATGGCGTCGCCCTCGGCGTCATACCCGCCGGCACGATGAACCTTTTTGCTCGCTCGCTCCGGCTGCCGCTCGATATCTACCAGGTGCTGGACGTGCTGGCGACGGGCGAGGTCGATCAGGTGGATATAGGCAGCGCCAACGGCCGACCTTTCATCCACCAGTTTTCTGCCGGCATGCATGCGCGCATGGTGCGCTACCGCAACGCCTATAGCTATCGCTCGCGTTTCGGCAAGATGTCGGCCAGCACGCGCGCCGCTCTGGGCGTCGTCTTCAACCCGCCGGAATTCGATGTGGATTTTGAAGCCGAGGGCGTTCGGGAGCGCCGCCACGTCT is part of the Rhizobium sp. CB3090 genome and harbors:
- a CDS encoding electron transfer flavoprotein-ubiquinone oxidoreductase; its protein translation is MTDVSELPERESMEFDVVIVGAGPAGLSAAIRLKQVNPDLTVVVLEKGAEVGAHILSGAVVDPIGIDRLLPGWRQEEGHPFKTEVTDDHFLFLGPAGSIRLPNALMPPLMNNHGNYIVSLGNVCRWLAEKAEALGVEIYPGFAATEVLYNDQGAVIGVATGDMGIEKNGEPGPNYTRGMALTGKYVLIGEGVRGSLAKQLIAKFDLQKGREPQKFGIGIKELWQVRPEKHKEGLVQHSFGWPLGMKTGGGSFLYHLEDNLVAVGFVIHLNYKNPYLYPFEEFQRFKTHPAIRGTFEGGKRISYGARAITEGGYQSVPKLSFPGGALIGCSAGFVNVPRIKGSHNAVLSGMLAADRIAAAIAAGRANDEVVEIENEWRASDIGKDLKKVRNVKPLWSKFGTAVGVALGGLDMWTNTLLGFSFFGTLKHGKTDAQSLEPAAKHKPIAYPKPDGVLTFDRLSSVFLSNTNHEEDQPVHLQVKDMGLQKRSEHDIYAGPSTRYCPAGVYEWVEKDGKDTFVINAQNCVHCKTCDIKDPNQNINWVPPQGGEGPVYPNM
- a CDS encoding GNAT family N-acetyltransferase — encoded protein: MGEIGQDAYKIRLARSADLDFLAEIEIDAFATLGQALGREDDGRTVPRDKLEHSLDAKLLFVASDHLDHPFAFAAGAELDGAVYVLEIDVMQCWQRKGVGRRLMQAVIETARQRGASGVTLTTDRYVPFNAPFYASLGLRVLDEREMPAGLFEILKFEIDHGADPERRVAMAVWF
- a CDS encoding DMT family transporter, whose translation is MSALTFSPRKTMPATVGYAGAIITVLIWANWILATRHTAETQMGTIDLGLIRYGIPALVLSPVWLRTGLSPKGVPLKLLALMVCGSGALFFQLTTFAIHSTPAASAGILLGGSMPLATALIGVLLFHERPDMTRWLGLGGIVAGVAILLVRSLSGAEISWVSFTLLPLGALLWAGYTHAFRRSGLNAIQSSAIIAIWSFLIHVGLALIFGSSLASVPLPEIGLQVVSQGLLSGLAATLAYGLAVQALGGTQAAAFTAITPVLATFGGGLFLGEPLGMTELAAAVVTGMGVALSTGILSRK
- a CDS encoding Lrp/AsnC family transcriptional regulator; translated protein: MPKLDKFDIAILNCLQEDARATNVEIAERVNLSPSPCLRRIRNLEKSGLLRGYRADIDRKEAGLGLTVFVELKVGHHSKENSEAQQAALLAIPEIVSCHLISGAADFLAEVVVEDLAAYERVMSEKLLTLPGVSDLRSNFAIRSVKTNGALKLPQPA
- the mgtE gene encoding magnesium transporter, with the translated sequence MNINSFPVRAGNAARAFINNNRALTIAERVESLNALEADEAARLLAKMPEERAVRILDRPELRNAPAILEVMTNADAARLLHGMSNDRVADILLELDDDPRARLFATLEEPARVAIQGLMGYPPRTAGGIMTTEYVSVFASWTVAQTLDHVRQVERSRETVYAIYVLDDDTHALLHVVTLRRLITGQPDACILTVAQKGTPVTAPALMKQEDVARLIRRHDLLALPVVDENGLMLGIVTVDDVIDTMIADTTEAAQKFGGMEALGQPYMKIGFAGMIRKRAGWLAALFLGEMLTASAMQHFEGELEKAVVLTLFIPLIMSSGGNSGSQATSLIIRALALGELKLSDWWRVALREMPTGIVLGSILGLVGFARIVLWQTIGLFDYGPHWQLVGVTVFAALIGIVTFGSLAGSMLPFALQKLRLDPASASAPFVATLVDVTGLVIYFSVALLILSGTML
- a CDS encoding MFS transporter — encoded protein: MSDIAVDLIDSRSSLEAPSRAAVALVTLALAVGSFGIGTGEFVIMGLLPEVADTFGVTTPEAGHVISAYALGVVVGAPVIAVLAAKMARRTLLLLMMAIFAAGNISSALAPTFESFAALRFITGLPHGAYFGVAALVAASMVPVHRRVRAVGQVMLGLTIATLIGTPIATFLGQLLNWRAAFMMVGGIGLVTMLLIALFLPKDKVEEGASIARELGALRRIQVWLTLGIAAVGFGGMFSIFSYVATTTTQIAGLGTGMVPVVLALFGIGMNVGNVVGSRLGDLSLKGTIGGMMVFNVVIMTLFSLTATNPVMLCLCVFLIGCGFAACPAVQTRLMDVAADAQTLAAASNHSAFNIANALGAWLGGLVISWGFTAASTGYVGAVLSVFGLMVFGLSVALERNGRGA
- a CDS encoding diacylglycerol kinase family protein, with the translated sequence MKLIGFFNRDGGTFKTTDMAAYEMKAEQVFRDAGHDFEGLVVSGREVVAAMERAARRDDIDGIVAGGGDGTISAAAAVAWRNGVALGVIPAGTMNLFARSLRLPLDIYQVLDVLATGEVDQVDIGSANGRPFIHQFSAGMHARMVRYRNAYSYRSRFGKMSASTRAALGVVFNPPEFDVDFEAEGVRERRHVSAISVSNNPFGPNTLLYADDLRGGELGFYTAGPLRPLSVARLAIDMLRGRFRENADVMVMHARQVHLHFPKLRSLANCVVDGELLPLERDIALKLHAGELKVMIKQGTAARVAEEDSISSAVV